The nucleotide window AAGGCAGCTGCTTTTACTTTCTTACTATTTGATTTAATAAATGATCTAACCGTTTACTCGTTTCAATTACCTGTTGATTGTTTATAGAGGTTTCTGATGCCAATCGAATCATTTTGTCTCGGCAAATTTCTATCTCTTCCATTAACCCGCGAAAATGAGCACCCAGCTTGATCACCTCATTCCTAGTTATTTTGCACAAACGGGCCGACTCCTGCCAAAGGAGGATGCACACCGCCTTAGTATCTTTATCTCCCTTTGGAAAAACTTTAAACTTAAATTACCCAACTATAGTAAATTTTTGTTAATATTATAGGTATTGAAAGATTTTCGCTCAAAACGAAACTTTTTCGCTAGCGATTCGTAGTATCGTATAGCAGCATTGGAGCTGAGGAAACTTAATGGAAGCTATTGTGAAAAAAAGAATAAAACAAGTCATCAAAGGAGATCAGGATGCCTATGGTGAAATCGTTGAAATATATAAAAACAGTGTCTATCAGCTTTGTTTTAGAATGCTTGGAAATCGACATGAAGCAGAGGACATGGCACAGGAGGCGTTTATTCGAGCCTTTGTGAATATCCGGTCGTTTAATCAGGATTTAAAATTCTCCACCTGGCTTTTTCGGATTGCCACCAATCTTTGTATTGATAGGATACGAAAAAAGAAGCCGGACTATTATTTAGATGCAGAAGTGGCAGGAACAGAAGGCTTAACGATGTATTCACAGATTCCGTCCAATACACCACTACCGGAGTCGGAGGTAGAAAGTTTAGAGCTTCATGAGAACGTACAGAAAGAAATCTTAAAGCTGCCGGAAAAATATCGATCCCCTATCGTTTTAAAATATATAGAAGAGTTATCCTTAAATGAAATAAGTGAAATTCTCGATTTGCCACTCGGAACGGTAAAAACGAGAATACACCGTGGCCGAGAAGCGTTAAGACAACAATTACGTTATGTGTGATAAGAGGTGAAACCGAATATGTGTCCAGAACAAATCATCGAACTAATGCATGAATATTTAGATGAAGAAATTGTACCTGAAAAGGAACAAATACTGAGGGAACACCTCCAGAGCTGTAAAGAATGTGAAACGATCTTTAATGAATTAAAAAAGACAGTTGCTTTTGTCAAAAGCCTTTCCCACATGCAGGCTCCCGCAGATTTCACAGCCAATGTTTTGGCGCGTTTGCCGAAAGAAAAGAAAAAGGTATGGATGCAGCGTTGGTTCCGAAATCATCCGATGCTTGCGGCTGCCTCGGTGTTCATCCTATTAATGATGGGAAGTATATTTTCCACCTGGAATCAAGACCGTGAGTTTTCGGTGTCAAAGCAAAAAAACTTAGTCGTGAAGAATAATACGGTTATCGTCCCAAAAGGTGAGACGGTCAAGGGTGATGTCGTCGTTCGTAATGGGAAATTGAAAATCGAAGGTGAAATCCAAGGGAATGTGACAGTAATCAATGGTGAAAAATATCTTGCTTCCGCTGGCCACGTAACAGGCCAAATTGAAGAAGTAAATGAAGTTTTTGACTGGATATGGTATCACATGAAACGGACAGCACAAGAAGTGATTGATGTCTTTAACCAGCCGGAAACCCAATAAATGAACAAATCACTCTATTCTGAGTGATTTGTTTTTTTAAGCTGTTACATATAATAGGTATATCGTGTATTGCTTCGAAAAGCTCCGTGAAACCGATAGCTTTAGATATGGGAATACTCGTGTTATAATAAATTGGTTGTATTCACTATGACGTTTCTATGGAAAAGGTATGGTAGATGGTGGCGTGTAACGCCATATTAGTTTTTAAAAAGTTACGGAGGAAGAACAATGCAGTTTGCTGATTTCACTGTATGGAAGTATCTAGCTAGTATTGTTGATATTGTCCTCGTATGGTATGTCATTTACAAACTGATTAATGTGATAAGAGGAACGAAGGCTGTTCAGTTATTAAAAGGGATTCTCGTTATTCTTCTTGTCAGAGTAGTCGGTGAGTGGCTTGGCTTAACGACATTAAGCTTTATGATGCAGCAGGCCATAAATTGGGGATTTCTTGCCGTTATCATTATCTTTCAACCTGAGCTGAGAAGGGCACTTGAGCAATTAGGAAGAGGGCGTTTCTTCTCCAGCAGCAGAACACAGGATGATGATAACCAGGAAAAAACAGTCGAAGCGATTGTGAAGGCAACGGATTATATGGCAAAGCGCCGAATCGGGGCATTAATTTCAATTGAGCGTGAGACTGGTATGAGTGATTACATAGAAACGGGAATTCAGTTAAATTCTAATATTTCTTCAGAATTGCTCATTAATATCTTTATTCCAAATACACCGCTCCATGATGGTGCGGTCATTATTCAAAAAAGTAATGTTTCAGCTGCAGCATGTTATCTTCCCTTATCCGAGAGTCCATTTATTTCAAAGGAACTGGGAACGAGGCATCGCGCTGCATTAGGAATCAGTGAAGTGACTGACAGCGTGACAGTCGTCGTATCGGAGGAAACTGGTAATATCTCTTTAACAAAGAATGGCGAACTGCATCGCGATATTAAATTAGAGGAATTAAAAGAAATGCTCGCCAGTGAAATGGTTATACAAAACAAAACAAAACAGGCTACTTCAGCTCGTTGGAACTGGAGGGGGAAAAATAATGGATAAACTGATGGATAACCCGTGGTTTATAAAAATCCTTGCCTTGTTGTTAGCTGTCTTGTTTTACTTTTCTGTGGCTCCTACCGATAAAAAGTTCTCTGATGTCAATGTTCCAGGGAAGCAAACCACAGAGACAATCAAGGCGATGCCCGTAAAGGTTTACTACGATGTCAATAATTTAGTTGTAACCGGCATTCCCAGGACAGCGGATATCACGATCAAAGGTCCCGTTTCACATGTCCAATCTGCGAAGACATTAAAAAACTTTGAGGTCTATGTGGATTTAACGAATGCCAAGATTGGAAAGCAAAAGGTAAAGCTTAAAGTAAAGGATTTATCTGATAAGTTAAAGGCAACATTGAAACCAGCAAGTGTCAACGTAACGGTTCAAGAAAAGATTACAAAGGAATTTAAAGTAGAAGCCGAAATGAACTCGGGTCAAATTGAAGATGGGTATTCGGCTGGATCACCCATTATTGAACCCAAAAAAGTGAAGGTAACAGGTGCCAAAGATGTGATCGACCAGATTACCTATGTGAAGGCAACCATTGATGAAAAAAGTAAATTGTCAGAAACGACAACGAAAGAAGCCCGTATTCAAGTATTGGACAAAGTACTGAATAAGTTGAATGTGATCGTCGAGCCAGAGACCGTCAAGGTGACCATTCCTATTAAAAGTAACAGCAAAACGGTTCCCATTAATGTGGTGAATAAAGGAACATCTCCTGCAGGCGTCACGATTGAGTCGATTGAACTGGATGAAAAAGAAGCGACCATTATGGGAAATGAAGAGGTTTTGAAAAATACAGAAAGTGTCCGAGTGGAAGTGGATCTTAGTAAAATTTCCGAGAACACCACGCTGACCTTACCTGTCATCATCTCAAACGGGATTACAAAGGTAACCCCGCAAACGGTAAAGGCAACGGTAGTTGTCAAAAAGCAAGAAGAGAAAACTGTTTCAGGTGTCCCTTTGAAAGTCCGGGGGTTACCAGATAAATATAAAGCGGAGATTACTGACCCGGCAAGTCAAACCATTAATTTAGTCGTAAATGGTCCAAGCAGCTCAGTAACGGGATTAAGACAGGAAGACTTTACTGTGTTTATTGACTTGACGGGATTAGTAGAAGGAATCCATGATGTGAAAATCCAGGTGGAAGGCCCATCTAATATTAATTGGAAACCTGATAAATCATCAGCAAAAATCACGATAACGAATAATGCATAATATTCAGCAATTCATATGTTGAAGGAGAGATTTTTAAAATGGGAAAATATTTCGGTACCGATGGGGTACGCGGTGTTGCAAATAGCGAATTAACACCTGAGATGGCCTTTAAATTAGGCCGCTTTGGCGGTTATGTATTGACAAAGGACAAGGATCGTCCGAAGGTTTTGATTGGCCGTGATACACGTATTTCAGGCCATATGCTCGAGGGGGCCCTTGTTGCCGGTTTACTTTCAATTGGTGCAGAAGTCATGCGTGTAGGAGTCATCTCAACTCCAGGCGTTGCGTATTTGACAAAAGCATTAGGGGCACAAGCCGGTGTCATGATTTCCGCTTCCCATAATCCAGTGGCGGATAACGGAATTAAATTTTTCGGACCGGATGGTTTTAAGCTATCGGACGAACAAGAGGAAGAAATTGAAGCCTTAATTGATGTAGCCGAAGATCAATTGCCAAGGCCAACTGGAGCAGACCTTGGTCAAGTTATGGATTATTTTGAAGGTGGACAAAAGTATCTGCAATACTTAAAGAATACGGTGGAGGAAGACTTTTCCGGCATCCATGTGGCCTTAGATTGTGCTCACGGAGCAACATCGTCGTTAGCCAGTCATTTGTTTGCTGATTTAGATGCTGATTTGTCCACGATGGGTGCATCACCTAATGGGTTAAATATCAACGCAGGTGTTGGCTCTACACATCCGGAGGCACTTGCCGCTTTGGTGAAAGAAAAGGGTGCAGATGTCGGGCTTTCCTTTGATGGCGATGGCGACCGTTTAATTGCCATCGATGAAAACGGAACGATCGTTGATGGCGACCAAATCATGTACATTTGTGGTAAGCATATGAAAGAACAAGGGCGCTTAAAGCATGGAACGATTGTTTCAACCGTCATGAGTAATCTTGGTTTTTATAAAGCCCTTGAAACCCATGGCATTCATAGTGTACCAACTGCAGTGGGTGATCGCTATGTGGTAGAGGAAATGAAGAAGAATGGCTTTAATCTTGGCGGGGAACAATCAGGTCATATCATATTTTTAGACTATAATACCACTGGTGACGGATTACTATCAGGGCTGCAATTAGTCAATATTATGAAGTCAACTGGTAAACCTTTATCAGAGCTTGCCAGTGAAATGAAAAAGTACCCGCAAAAGCTTGTAAATGTAAGGGTAACAGATAAACATCATGTGACAGATAATGCCAGAGTAAAAGAGATTATTGAGCAAGTGGAAGCGGAAATGGCCGGGAACGGAAGAATCCTTGTCCGTCCATCCGGAACAGAACCGCTTGTCCGGGTCATGGCAGAAGCAGCTACAGAAGAATTATGTGCAACCTATGTGGATCGCATTGTCACAGTTGTAAAAGAAGAGATGGAATTAAAAGAATAACTTACAAAATATGCAAAAGGAAACGGTACAAAACTGTTCCCTTTTGCATATTTTATTTTTGAATGGCCTTTGAACAAAATGTTAATAATGGAATTTTTAGTTGACGGACGACTGACAAATCATGTAAGATTAATCTGCTTTGTTATGAATAAAGCAAAGGGAAACCATTTTAACGTTGAAAGGAGGGCAGGAGAAGAAATAGTCATTTAAAAGCGCCTGAACTAATCTTCAGTGGTTAGATTAGTTGACGAGGTGGAGGTTTATCGAAAATTCGGCGGATACCTCCCGGTTGGAGACGCACAACCGAAAATTTCCTCTTTAAAACATGGAGGCAACTCTGTGCACAAAGAGGGGAAAATGCGCATACTACCAATAATGTTTAAAAAGGTATAGACAGATACCTAACAAAAAAACAGAGATAAGGGGGCAAGACCGCCCTCAGAAAGCAACTTGCCCCCTGAATTAGGGAGGAACAAGAAAATGTGTGGAATTGTTGGTTATATAGGAAATAATGACTCTAAAGAAATTTTATTAAAAGGCTTAGAGAAGCTAGAATATAGAGGATATGACTCCGCTGGGATTGCTGTAAAAAATGAAAAGGGCATTCACGTTTTTAAAGAAAAAGGTCGAATTGCTGATTTGCGCATGATCGTTGATAAGGATGTAATGGCGAATATCGGAATTGGTCATACACGTTGGGCAACACACGGGGTGCCAAGCCAGGTGAATTCTCATCCACATCAAAGTGCAACCGGACGCTTTACCCTTGTTCATAATGGTGTAATTGAGAATTATGATCTTTTAAAGCGTGAATATTTAACAAATGTTCATTTTATAAGTGAAACAGATACAGAAGTCATTGTTCAATTGATTGAGTTGTTTGTAAACGAAGGTTTAGAAGTGATCGAAGCTTTCCGCAAAACATTGACACTTTTACACGGTTCATACGCGATTGCGCTATTAGATGAACAAAACGGTGAAACCATTTATGTGGCAAAAAATAAAAGTCCGCTGCTTGTTGGTTTAGGTACTGATTTTAACGTTGTTGCAAGTGACGCGATGGCGATGCTACAAGTAACAAACCAATACGTAGAACTAATGGACAAAGAAATCGTTCTTGTGACAAAGGATGCCGTGACGATTCAAAATTTAAATGGCGACATTATTAGCCGTGAGCCCTATACAGCAGAACTTGATGCAAGTGATATTGAAAAAGGCACATATCCACACTACATGTTAAAAGAGATTGATGAACAGCCGCTAGTGATGCGTAAGATCATTCAAACGTATCAAAATGAGCAAGGACAGTTAGTCATTGACCCTGAAATTATCACTGCTATGAATGAATCTGACCGTGTCTACATCATCGCAGCGGGGACCTCTTATCACGCAGGGCTTGTTGGAAAGCAATTTATTGAAAGTATGGCAAAACTTCCAGTAGAAGTTCATATTTCCAGTGAATTTGTTTATAATATGCCGCTTCTAACAAAGAAGCCGTTGTTTATCTTCATTACACAAAGTGGGGAAACAGCTGACAGCCGTGCGGTACTTGTGAAAGTGAAGGAAATGGGGTATCGTACGTTAACGATTACCAATGTTCCAGGATCAACTTTATCACGTGAAGCGGATTATACACTATTGCTTCATGCAGGTCCTGAAATAGCGGTTGCCTCTTCAAAAGCCTATACTGCACAGTTAGCCGTGTTAGCTATTTTAGCGGAAGTGACAGCGAAAAGCCAAGGAATCACCGTTGACTTTGACCTGATTCATGAACTAGGAATCATTGCCAACGCAATGGAAGTTCTTTGTGATTCTAAAGAGTTGTTCGAGCACATTTCTAGAGAATTTTTATCAGTCACTCGTAATGCCTTCTTCATTGGCCGTGGTGTTGACTACTATGTATGCTTAGAAGGTGCCTTGAAGCTGAAGGAAATTTCCTATATTCAAGCAGAGGGCTTTGCTGGTGGCGAATTAAAGCATGGTACCATCGCTTTAATTGAAGAAGGTACACCGATCATTGCTCTTGCTACTCAAGAAAGTGTCAACCTAAGTATTCGCGGAAACGTAAAAGAAGTCGTTGCCCGTGGAGCAAACCCATGCATCATTTCGATGAAGGGTCTTGAAATGGATGAAGATAGCTTTGTCATCCCAGAAGTACACGAATTATTAACACCGCTTATCTCTGTCATACCAATGCAATTAATTGCCTATTACGCAGCATTACACCGTGATTGTGACGTTGACAAACCACGTAACCTTGCTAAATCGGTGACGGTTGAGTAGTCAATATATAAAAGATAACAAAAGTGTAAAAGTAAAAAAAAGATGGAAACATTAAAAAAAAGATGGAAATAGAAGAAAAAAGTTAGAAACGTAATAAAAAAGCTGGAAACAGTAAATTATTATTAGTTTCAAGATTATAAATTGGAAAAAGAGGAAATATTTCTACAGTGGGTGATTATTTGTGTTTTTTCAAACCCCAAATTCAATATTTAATTTCAAGACTGTCCTTTAGGGATAGTCTTTTTTATTGTGTACCATAAAGGAACACAATGTAAATCTGAATATTAAAATAGGATGTTAAGTGACAAATAACTTACAATAAAGTCGTTTAATTTACATAAAGTTGTTTATAAAAATGTGAGTCATTCTATTCAACAATCGGGCCAGATTTTTGAGTAACACCATCAGGAAATGATCAAACTTTTTTATAAAATCGAAGCTTAGAGCTACTGATAAAGAATCCATTTTGATCAATCTTTTTTTCAAAATGGATTCTTTTAATTTATCGTAAAATGCTGCTTTGTGAGATATTTTTGATCAAACCTTATTTCAAAGCAACAGTTGCTCTTTTTCTTTTTTTGCTTACAAATAAAAAGGTCGACAAGTGTCTTACTTTTTTGATATATTCATAAATAGTAAGACATAAGTCTACCGTATACTATTGCATGCGGTAGACAATTCTTATTAACAATTTACAGAAAGAAGGTATAAAGTTTATGAGAATTCAAATGAGGTTAAGTCGACCTGCCGTAGTTGCAATGCAAGAGTACAAAATTATTAAATTTGGTGACCCAAATGCCAAGGTGACAAGCGGTTATTTAGTTGGTATGGCATGGAAATCTATCAAGCCCAAATTATCACAAATTGATTGGCACAAGGTGAATTCTATATCAATTCCAAATGTAACAGATAATAATGATAAATCTCTTGAAGGATTGCAAACAGCCTTTAACCTTGAAGCAAGTGTTCTACAGGACATTGAACAACTTCAAAGAGACTTTATTGAGATTTTCGGAACAAAAAGGATTTTCAAACCATTTGTAATCAAACTAATTTTATTTGCAGTATTGTTAGAAGAAAATGGAGAAGAACCTTTAAAAGAGGAGGAAAGATAATATGTTTACTATTATACAATTAGATAATGCTTTTAATTCCGCAATCGGTATTGTGAATTTCAAAGGTGGCTTTGATGCTTTTAAATTCCGAAAAGGATTTGAAGAAGATACAACTATCTCTATTGCAGAAAAAGAAGAAATTTTAGCATATCTGGAAACAAAAATACCAAAAAGTAGTATGACTTACCTAATAGTGAAAGAGCGAATAAACCAGCAAGAATTTTTGTCGACCGACTATTATGCTAA belongs to Neobacillus sp. OS1-2 and includes:
- a CDS encoding aspartyl-phosphate phosphatase Spo0E family protein gives rise to the protein MCKITRNEVIKLGAHFRGLMEEIEICRDKMIRLASETSINNQQVIETSKRLDHLLNQIVRK
- the sigW gene encoding RNA polymerase sigma factor SigW, encoding MEAIVKKRIKQVIKGDQDAYGEIVEIYKNSVYQLCFRMLGNRHEAEDMAQEAFIRAFVNIRSFNQDLKFSTWLFRIATNLCIDRIRKKKPDYYLDAEVAGTEGLTMYSQIPSNTPLPESEVESLELHENVQKEILKLPEKYRSPIVLKYIEELSLNEISEILDLPLGTVKTRIHRGREALRQQLRYV
- the rsiW gene encoding anti-sigma-W factor RsiW, which translates into the protein MCPEQIIELMHEYLDEEIVPEKEQILREHLQSCKECETIFNELKKTVAFVKSLSHMQAPADFTANVLARLPKEKKKVWMQRWFRNHPMLAAASVFILLMMGSIFSTWNQDREFSVSKQKNLVVKNNTVIVPKGETVKGDVVVRNGKLKIEGEIQGNVTVINGEKYLASAGHVTGQIEEVNEVFDWIWYHMKRTAQEVIDVFNQPETQ
- the cdaA gene encoding diadenylate cyclase CdaA gives rise to the protein MQFADFTVWKYLASIVDIVLVWYVIYKLINVIRGTKAVQLLKGILVILLVRVVGEWLGLTTLSFMMQQAINWGFLAVIIIFQPELRRALEQLGRGRFFSSSRTQDDDNQEKTVEAIVKATDYMAKRRIGALISIERETGMSDYIETGIQLNSNISSELLINIFIPNTPLHDGAVIIQKSNVSAAACYLPLSESPFISKELGTRHRAALGISEVTDSVTVVVSEETGNISLTKNGELHRDIKLEELKEMLASEMVIQNKTKQATSARWNWRGKNNG
- a CDS encoding CdaR family protein — protein: MDKLMDNPWFIKILALLLAVLFYFSVAPTDKKFSDVNVPGKQTTETIKAMPVKVYYDVNNLVVTGIPRTADITIKGPVSHVQSAKTLKNFEVYVDLTNAKIGKQKVKLKVKDLSDKLKATLKPASVNVTVQEKITKEFKVEAEMNSGQIEDGYSAGSPIIEPKKVKVTGAKDVIDQITYVKATIDEKSKLSETTTKEARIQVLDKVLNKLNVIVEPETVKVTIPIKSNSKTVPINVVNKGTSPAGVTIESIELDEKEATIMGNEEVLKNTESVRVEVDLSKISENTTLTLPVIISNGITKVTPQTVKATVVVKKQEEKTVSGVPLKVRGLPDKYKAEITDPASQTINLVVNGPSSSVTGLRQEDFTVFIDLTGLVEGIHDVKIQVEGPSNINWKPDKSSAKITITNNA
- the glmM gene encoding phosphoglucosamine mutase codes for the protein MGKYFGTDGVRGVANSELTPEMAFKLGRFGGYVLTKDKDRPKVLIGRDTRISGHMLEGALVAGLLSIGAEVMRVGVISTPGVAYLTKALGAQAGVMISASHNPVADNGIKFFGPDGFKLSDEQEEEIEALIDVAEDQLPRPTGADLGQVMDYFEGGQKYLQYLKNTVEEDFSGIHVALDCAHGATSSLASHLFADLDADLSTMGASPNGLNINAGVGSTHPEALAALVKEKGADVGLSFDGDGDRLIAIDENGTIVDGDQIMYICGKHMKEQGRLKHGTIVSTVMSNLGFYKALETHGIHSVPTAVGDRYVVEEMKKNGFNLGGEQSGHIIFLDYNTTGDGLLSGLQLVNIMKSTGKPLSELASEMKKYPQKLVNVRVTDKHHVTDNARVKEIIEQVEAEMAGNGRILVRPSGTEPLVRVMAEAATEELCATYVDRIVTVVKEEMELKE
- the glmS gene encoding glutamine--fructose-6-phosphate transaminase (isomerizing), with the protein product MCGIVGYIGNNDSKEILLKGLEKLEYRGYDSAGIAVKNEKGIHVFKEKGRIADLRMIVDKDVMANIGIGHTRWATHGVPSQVNSHPHQSATGRFTLVHNGVIENYDLLKREYLTNVHFISETDTEVIVQLIELFVNEGLEVIEAFRKTLTLLHGSYAIALLDEQNGETIYVAKNKSPLLVGLGTDFNVVASDAMAMLQVTNQYVELMDKEIVLVTKDAVTIQNLNGDIISREPYTAELDASDIEKGTYPHYMLKEIDEQPLVMRKIIQTYQNEQGQLVIDPEIITAMNESDRVYIIAAGTSYHAGLVGKQFIESMAKLPVEVHISSEFVYNMPLLTKKPLFIFITQSGETADSRAVLVKVKEMGYRTLTITNVPGSTLSREADYTLLLHAGPEIAVASSKAYTAQLAVLAILAEVTAKSQGITVDFDLIHELGIIANAMEVLCDSKELFEHISREFLSVTRNAFFIGRGVDYYVCLEGALKLKEISYIQAEGFAGGELKHGTIALIEEGTPIIALATQESVNLSIRGNVKEVVARGANPCIISMKGLEMDEDSFVIPEVHELLTPLISVIPMQLIAYYAALHRDCDVDKPRNLAKSVTVE